One window of Pyxicephalus adspersus chromosome 4, UCB_Pads_2.0, whole genome shotgun sequence genomic DNA carries:
- the AKIRIN2 gene encoding akirin-2, which yields MACGATLKRTIDFDPLHSPAASPKRRRCAPLSPSGSSPQKYLRMEPSPFGEVSSRLTAEQILYNIKQEYKRMQKRRHLESSFQQTEPCCSSEGQPHTFLPSGPTLPGTSTSPSQLRKEQPLFTLRQVGMICERLLKEREDKVREEYEEILTTKLAEQYDAFVKFTHDQIMRRYGEQPASYVS from the exons ATGGCCTGCGGAGCCACACTCAAAAGGACTATCGACTTCGACCCTCTCCACAGCCCGGCCGCCTCCCCGAAGAGAAGGAGATGTGCCCCCCTCTCCCCCTCCGGCTCTTCCCCACAGAAATACCTCCGCATGGAGCCGTCCCCCTTCGGCGAGGTGTCCTCCCGGCTCACTGCAG AACAAATTCTTTACAACATCAAACAAGAATATAAACGCATGCAGAAGAGAAGACATTTGGAAAGCAGCTTTCAGCAAACAGAACCCTGCTGTTCCAGTGAAGGCCAACCTCACACTTTCCTGCCTTCTGGGCCTACCTTACCCG GAACATCCACATCACCATCACAGTTACGTAAAGAGCAGCCTTTGTTCACTCTGAGACAAGTCGGAATGATCTGTGAACGTCTTCTTAAAGAAAGGGAAGATAAAGTTCGTGAAGAATATGAAGAAATATTGACCACGAAACTGGCAG agcAATATGATGCTTTTGTGAAGTTCACACATGATCAGATTATGCGACGATATGGAGAACAGCCTGCTAGCT ATGTCTCTTGA